CTGGCAAAGCATCTTCAATCGCCTCCCTGTGTAATATTCGACGACCCCAAACGGGGCCTCGGCGTTGAAAACTATCTGAAGCTTCTAACGTCGAAAGTGGTGGTCACTGAAGGAGGTATTCCTTCCGGCTACCAAACCCATCAGAAACTGGTTCAGATTTGGCACTCAACGGGATTCATCAAAAAAGGCGCCAACCTTAAATCACAGCTCACGGAGTCTGAATTTAAGAAACGGTCCGGTGACTTCACTCATGTGATTGCACCCTCCGCTGAAATGATACCTATGTATGCAGAGGCCTTCTGCGTACCGCCAAGTCGTGTCTTACCATTAGGGTCCATCAAAACCGACTTCCTCATAGATCCCGAGCAAAAGTCGATCTTCGCACGCCAACTGATTAGCCAAATACCGTCTCTCACTGGCAAGCGAATATACGTGTTCGCACCAACCTTCCGGGGACAATGGCCAGACTGCGTCTTTCACTATTCTTCAATCAATCTCGACGAAATCAACGAAGCCTTAGCAGATGACGAGCGGCTCATTATCAACCTGCACCCGAGTCTCGCTGCAACACCCATGAACGAAAGAACACGCCGCACAAATCTAGTACCTCAGCCCAAGCACCATAAAATCATCGATGCACATGCCCAAAACCTCACGATTCAAACGCTTTTGGCTGCAGCCGATATTTTCATCAGTGATTATTCAGGCGGCCTACTCGACGCCATCGCGGCTCAGACCCCAACCATCTGCTTCGCTGACGACCTCGACCACTATCGTAACCAGCTCACTCCAGGGTTTATTGATGAGGTACCAAATTTGGTTACCAAACCCGGTTCAGCATCATTTCTCGATGCTTTAAAGTCAGCTGAAACCGGCTCAGAAAAGCTCGATAGGTTCCGAAAACGCTGGGTTGGTGCATGTGACGGTAGCTCTGGCGTAAGGGTCGCCAGGCTGCTAGAGGGCCTCTAAGCTTGGAGATGCATAGGGCTTGGCAGTCAAATCAGCTCGAGATGACGGATCTACGTGGCTTACTCAGGTTCAGTCGACAACACCGGGATATCAGATGGCAAAAGTAATCACATTCGGAACCTTTGACCTTTTTCATGTAGGGCACCTTCGGATTCTAGAGCGAGCTCGGGCCTTGGGCGATAGCCTCTGTGTTGGAGTCTCCTCAGACGAGCTAAACATGTCTAAAAAAGGCAAGTTACCCGTATGCCGACTTGAAGACCGACTGGCGATAGTTCGGGCCCTTCGATGCGTAGACGAAGTCTTCGTCGAGCACGATTTGGCT
This genomic window from Deltaproteobacteria bacterium contains:
- a CDS encoding adenylyltransferase/cytidyltransferase family protein, whose protein sequence is MAKVITFGTFDLFHVGHLRILERARALGDSLCVGVSSDELNMSKKGKLPVCRLEDRLAIVRALRCVDEVFVEHDLALKGQYIQEQAADIMVMGEDWKGRFDDMNEYCKVVYLERT